GGAAACAATTCGTTCGAACCGCTGGGCAAACAGACGCCAAACGGCCAATAGGTTTGCATGTGCTTGATGTTGGCGGCAATGTCGGGCCGGAACGGCACCGTGCGCGGTGTGCCGTGAACAATGGAATCCGCCGTATGCAAACCACCCGAATGGCATGAATCCATGATCAGGGTAAAATTGACGTTGTGGGGATTGAAACCGGCCGCCGTGGCGATGGCATCCAACTGAAAATCGTAAATCCAGTCGCCCTCATACGGGATAATCGACTCGTAAAAGCGGTTGTTGTTCGCATCCGTAGTGGCCGGTAGCAGCCCGCCGTGGCCCGCGTAGAAAAAGGCAATCACGTCGCCAGCCGCCGAGTTGGCATGCAGGTACGTCAAGGCGCTGAGAATGTTCCGGCGGGTGGCCTGGGCATCCTTCAGCAGAATCACGTTCTCACGTTCAAACCCAAACGCTTCGATAAACAGGTGGTATACACTGTCGGCGTCGCGCACGCACCCCTGTAGGGTAGGCCAGCTCAGGCCGTATAAATTCTGATCGTGCTGGCTCTGGATGGTGTAATTATTGATACCAACGACTAATGCTCGCTTTGTCATAGTTGTAATTGCTGTTTAGGCACCGACCACGCCGATGAGGGTTTCACTGGTTTCCACAAACTCTCCCATCTGGAGTGAATTGTCCTTGCCGACGAACGTGAACCGGTACCGGAAGGTGCGCTTTTTGGGGTCTTCGACGTTCAGCCGGAATTTCACCGGTTCGGTTTCGGTCGTCAGGCGCAACCGCTCCCGAACCTGCAATTCGTTGTCCGGATCGTCGTATTCAATGTCGATGAACACCATCCGAACGGTGTTGGGGTCAAACAGCGGCACGAAATCAACGGTAATGACGAAGAAGGGATTGGGAACGGCAATTTTGGTGGTTTCGCCGGTAACGGGGTCCATCGTTCGCACCGAACCGTCTTTGAGCCGGTATTCGCAGTGGTAGGTAAAGGCCCGGGCTTCGGGGTCGCTCAAACGCAGTTTCCAGGTCTGAACAGCACTGCGGTCCTGGGCAAACGAAAACGTCTCCTTCGGATTCCAGCCCGTCGGCGAGGTATAAGAAAGGTGCACATCAACGGACGAAACCACGGCCCAGTCCACCAGACTCGGCGATACGTCAATTTCCAGAAAACCCAGGTAATCAAACGGGTGGATAAGCAGCGTGCGGTCTTCCGTCATTTTCTCCGGCAACTCGTAACTTTGCTGCTCGCCCGTCCAGTCCGCATCCGGATCAAAATGAAACTGAATCTGCTGGCTGTATTCCAGAATGCCGGGCGTCATCTTCACAAGCCAGTCCAGCTTTTCCGGACTGGCTTCATCAATCACGAAGTCTTTGATTTTCCGCTCGGGCGTACCGGCAGTTCCGTACATGAGCTTAACGTGGGCCGACGCCAGCCCAATCCGCTTTTTGTCAAAGGGCGTTTCGATGGAAACCCGGAATTCCCGGAAGAACGGATCATCGCCATCCACTTCAAAAAAGTGGCCTTCCTTGGACAAATCCTGCGCCAGCAGTCCGAAAAAGCCCTGCGGAGCGTACGTCCGCTGAACGGCGTCCGACCGGTTAAACTGAAAGGTTAATTCCTTGTCTTCGATCTGCTTAATAAATTTCAGCTTAAACGACACCACCGCCGAGTCGACCTGGATATTGGCCGGACTGGGTGCCGTACTGGGCGTAAAATTCAACCCCGCCTGTTGAACCGGGACCGCCGGGCTCGATTGGGGCGGCATGGCCGTCGTGGCGGTGGGAGCCGCAGCCGGATTCGTGGTAACGGGCGGATTCGTCACGCGTACGGGTTGCTCCGGCGCGCCCGATCCCCGATCAACCGGCGTGGTAACGGGTGGCGTTGCCGGTGGGGTCGGTGTGCCCCCGCCCGGCGTTCCGCCACCTGGGGTACCGCCACCCGGGGTACCGCCACCGGGGGGCGTTCCACCACCTGGAGTGCCTCCGCCGGGGGTGCCTCCACCCGGATTTGTTCCGCCGGGAGTCCCTCCGCCCGGGGTCGTGCCGCTGGGCGGTTGGGGCGGTGTGGGGGTCTGGGGGGGGCGGAGTTTATCGGCCCGGGTGCGAACGGCGTCCAGGTTTTCGGCTTGGGCCAACCCGCCCGCCAGTTGGCCGGGGGTAAGAGTCGGTTTAAACCAGTCGTTCAGGAGCATATCCTTAAAGAAGTTCAGCGCCCAGTCTTCCTTGGTCTGCCGATCGGCGGCCGTTGAGAAATTGATGACGTTGATTTTGATGACGCCATCCTGTTTCAACTTCTCAAATCCCGCTTCGATTCCCGCCCGGATAAAGTAATACTGCGCTTCGAGGTTGGCGCTGAAGTGGTCGTAGACCCGCTTTAGATTCGCTTTGATTTCCACCTGGAGAGCCGGTCGCAAACCGCTGTATTTCAGCGAATACACGACGCCAATCGGCGTTCCCTTTTCTTTAAACACACTATCCAGAATGGTAGCGCCTTCCTGACTGAGTGTCAGGCTGAAAGCCGCCGAATTATCACCGTGCAGGGACGGCACCGAAGCGCCCAGGATGGTTTCAACAGCCCGAAACGTTCCCTGATCGGTGACCTGGGCGACGGTTCCGCCCCCACCCTGCAAATCCAGGGCAATGCACTCGACGGTTCCTTCGTCAAACGGAACCGCGGCCAACCGGGGGCTGTCCGGCGCAATGGACGACAGGCGGGACAGAATCTTGCGCTCCAGATCGGGCGTCAGCCGCAGGTTCACTTCAAACATGAAAAATCCCCGGCCAATGATGTTTTCGCCTTCCACATCGCCGTACTTGATGAACGTAAAGGCGGCCTGGTTGTCCTGCGGTCGGCGGGCCAGTTGTACGGGATTCGGCAGGTACCAGAATTGATTCGGGTCGGCATGATCGGCAAATACCGTGATGCCATCGACGGTTATGGTCTTATTTCCAATTTCCAGCATTTTCTAACGTTTTTTTCGGTGTGATCTAAACATTCCTAGGCCGTCGCAACCGTCAGCGTATCTTCATCCGATGTTTTCCAGTCGGTGACGCGTTGTAAGCCATTGGTATGCAGGTAAGTGATCTGGTACTGACAACCCGTGTTGTTCGGATCGGCGTAGTCATACTCGAAATACCGGGGGCGGTCCTGGTGGGAGACAAACCGGAAGCTGTCGGCAAAAATCAGTCCGGCCTGGGCATCTTCGTACTTCACCAGCACGGTCAATTCTTTGATGCCCCGGTCGGCAAACGGCACGGCTTCCGGCAGGATGGACAGAATTTTATGCCCCCGCATTTGGGGCGTAATGATGGCCCGCTCCGAGAGCGTCACCGACGAAGGCGTTTCCCGGACGGTCCCGTCTTTGGAAATGATCGTGGTTTTGTAGGTCATAAACCGGTGTTCGGGATTGACAAACTGCTTGACCTCGACCGTCTTGACGTCTTTGGCGTTCGGATTGAAATTGACCGACTGGTCCTCCCGGATGCTGTTGGCCTGGTCTTCGTAGGTTACATCCACAAACACATTTTCAACTTCGGTCCAGTTGAAGGCGGGTACTACCTGGAGTCTGCGTTTGATGGGGTACGGGTCGCGGATGATGATTTTCTCGGTATCGTTTTCCGCCCACGGCCGTTCGACGTCGCGGTGGTCGGCCGACCGGAAAATCAATTTGTATTGAAAACTCCGGCGGGCGGGGTCCAGCGCAAAGAGGTTCCAGATATCCGACGTTTTCTGCTGGTTCAGCAAAAACGTTTCGTTGATGTTGATCTGGTGGGCGGCATCGGTATACCGGACCTGCACCTCGACGTGCGGGTAGACGGTCCACGGAAAATCCAGCGCGATGATCGAAACCGGCACCAAGCTGTAAAGTTCGTGCGGTCGGATTTCGTAATTCTCGGTATCAATCACCACCTCCGGCGACGACAGACTCACGGGCCGTTCGGACGCGTCGACGTTTTTGAAAGACACTTTGTAACTGGCTTTTACGGCTTTGATCTCGGCGCCGTTGGCCAGTTCGCTGTTCCATTTTAACGTCTTCTGGGGGTTGGCCGCGTCGAGAATGGCGTTCTGCGCTTCCCCCTCGTACTCCAGCCGGACGTTGACGGACTCGACGTTATCCGTAGTAAAGTTGGCGCGGGCGATGGCGTTCACCCGCCGTTCGCGGAACCAGGGATCGTCCAGATCGACCGCCACCACAAACCGGCTCATGTCTACGCCACCGTCCCGGAGCAGTTGAAACAACCCCTGCAAGTGCCCCTGCGGGTAAATGCTGCGCACGACGGTGGTTCGTTCCGTCATGTTGACATCCAGCCGCTTTCGGTCAATCCGGGTAATGTCGGCCTTCTTCATCGTGAAAGCCGGTTGGAGTCCGCCCCGCGCGTGCATCAGGGCAATTCGCTCCGCAAAACCGGCGGCTTTGTCCCACCCGTCTTCTTCCTCCTCCCCCGTGATCGGTTGCACAGACGGTTCGAAGAAGTTTTCCAGCACCATATCTTTCACCTCGTTGATGGCGCGGTCCAGTCGTCCCAGCAATTCGGCGGCATCGTCGCCCGGCGGAA
This Larkinella insperata DNA region includes the following protein-coding sequences:
- a CDS encoding caspase family protein is translated as MTKRALVVGINNYTIQSQHDQNLYGLSWPTLQGCVRDADSVYHLFIEAFGFERENVILLKDAQATRRNILSALTYLHANSAAGDVIAFFYAGHGGLLPATTDANNNRFYESIIPYEGDWIYDFQLDAIATAAGFNPHNVNFTLIMDSCHSGGLHTADSIVHGTPRTVPFRPDIAANIKHMQTYWPFGVCLPSGSNELFPNVSNPVIENGQLVDLDIDPNKTLIASAKATLVAACRYDETAGENSSHGYLTQALLDTVDSCPYRITYQSLIERLVARVQTLSGNTQTPQLLGQLGRSGENFLDGWTTSIPD